A window of bacterium contains these coding sequences:
- a CDS encoding DUF6512 family protein translates to MENKKIKIWEFWGVIFIFLFGALLHFAYDFSNSWKPLALISAVNESTWEHLKIAFWPAFIYSTIEFFVFGQKVKNFCFAKACSFLIIPIVIIVIFYSYTYFTGDNILFVDISTFFIAIAVAQLVGYKLMSLKKEYSFLNIIGIIIIIINLYCYAFFTYFPPKSKLFLDPVTGKYGIVEKIENVR, encoded by the coding sequence ATGGAAAATAAAAAGATTAAAATTTGGGAATTTTGGGGTGTTATTTTTATATTTTTATTCGGGGCATTATTACATTTTGCTTATGATTTTAGCAATTCTTGGAAACCGCTTGCGCTTATCAGCGCTGTAAATGAAAGTACATGGGAACATCTGAAAATAGCTTTCTGGCCTGCCTTTATTTATAGCACTATAGAATTTTTTGTATTCGGGCAAAAAGTAAAAAACTTCTGTTTTGCAAAAGCTTGTTCATTCCTGATTATACCTATTGTAATAATAGTTATCTTCTACTCTTACACTTATTTTACCGGAGATAATATTTTATTCGTTGATATATCCACATTTTTCATTGCTATTGCCGTTGCCCAGCTTGTCGGATACAAGTTAATGTCTCTAAAAAAAGAATACTCTTTTCTGAATATTATAGGCATCATAATTATTATAATTAACCTTTATTGTTACGCTTTTTTTACATATTTTCCTCCAAAATCAAAACTCTTCCTTGACCCTGTAACAGGGAAATATGGTATAGTAGAAAAAATTGAGAACGTCCGGTAA
- a CDS encoding serine hydrolase, translated as MSKKKFKISILEVLIGISFIGVGIAFLAFSKNLSKKEQPKEYVQFTKKIDPVCDSIVGSMKYSVEAGIALDISTGEIFWEYNSEKPCEIASLTKIMVELLAMEKLEARQVSLRDTVTVTPDASCIGGSQVYLKAGERFVLEDLLRAAIIYSANDAAYLAGSYIGGSKENFIKMMNDKSTELGLHHTKFWNMTGLPPAKGYENEVNMSDCIDIATISMQALKYPYVKTWMSTKLSSFRNGKFTMRTRNTLMRHCDLVDGLKTGYYPKAGWNIVATSLCGERKIMVVLLGSKSRRARDSIAKNLILYAKDKPSGLVASK; from the coding sequence ATGTCTAAAAAGAAATTTAAGATTTCCATTTTAGAGGTATTGATAGGTATTAGTTTTATTGGTGTCGGAATCGCCTTTTTAGCTTTTTCTAAAAACCTTTCTAAAAAAGAACAACCCAAAGAATACGTTCAATTCACCAAAAAGATAGACCCCGTTTGCGATTCTATCGTAGGTTCAATGAAATACTCCGTTGAAGCAGGAATAGCTTTGGATATTTCAACAGGTGAAATCTTCTGGGAATACAATAGTGAAAAACCCTGTGAAATCGCTTCTTTAACCAAAATTATGGTAGAACTTCTGGCAATGGAGAAATTAGAAGCAAGACAGGTAAGTCTCCGTGATACGGTAACCGTTACTCCGGATGCAAGTTGTATCGGAGGTTCACAGGTGTATCTAAAAGCAGGAGAAAGATTCGTATTGGAAGACCTTTTAAGAGCAGCAATTATTTACTCCGCAAACGATGCCGCTTACCTCGCAGGTTCCTATATAGGTGGCTCAAAAGAGAATTTTATTAAAATGATGAACGATAAAAGTACTGAATTAGGACTACATCACACTAAATTCTGGAATATGACAGGTTTGCCTCCGGCTAAAGGATATGAAAATGAAGTAAATATGTCCGATTGTATTGATATAGCAACTATTTCTATGCAAGCTTTAAAATATCCTTACGTGAAAACATGGATGTCAACAAAGTTATCTTCTTTCCGCAATGGAAAATTCACAATGCGAACACGTAACACCCTGATGAGACATTGCGATTTGGTTGATGGACTTAAAACGGGATATTATCCAAAAGCCGGATGGAATATAGTAGCTACTTCACTTTGTGGCGAACGTAAAATAATGGTAGTTTTGCTTGGTTCAAAATCAAGAAGGGCACGCGACTCTATTGCTAAAAATCTTATTCTCTATGCTAAAGATAAACCTTCTGGATTAGTAGCAAGTAAGTAG
- a CDS encoding tetratricopeptide repeat protein — MNCVLFAVILFLQVQSTADTAGIVHTTEFADWLYETGDYNSAITEYKTLLTYSPNDTLTLVRKIGKSYLSLGKNNLAYNYLSRLTEDTAYTLTGISCLKEGDIETAEEWFMKVDDDSLSLKLQAEYSKMLNMPYKSPATAGFLSAIIPGLGRAYAGRAGDGIFSFVLTIGSAAVSYRYFQTKDFIPATIFGGLGLSFYFGGIYGSSESVKRYNEKVFEKEFYSFKKRFINSSKTRIPVKNDTLIKWATGYKAFVDTLFSEGKYENAILEYKRLNFFTPDSNFQYRIGQCYEKAGDMENAVNYYEKSGGCAYYDLIGAHLKSGDYSSARFVCDKFNRGSELAGWIYILEDNYDDAYECFEDSELKQKVSQFNLLPYKSEDKAILLSTFIPGSGEFYTRNFKNGMLTFLFNGITGFWAVESFRDRRYLDGTLVIMLLWNRFYEGGMRNALASVNKYNKTLKKKHLKELERYVPDIIKPSITNRE; from the coding sequence ATGAATTGTGTTTTATTTGCGGTAATATTATTTCTACAAGTGCAGTCAACAGCTGATACGGCAGGAATAGTTCATACGACTGAATTTGCGGATTGGTTATACGAGACAGGGGATTACAATTCGGCAATAACCGAATATAAAACACTCCTGACATATTCTCCCAATGATACGCTTACACTTGTTCGTAAAATCGGCAAATCTTATCTTAGTCTTGGGAAAAACAATCTTGCATATAACTATTTAAGTCGTTTAACTGAGGATACTGCGTATACATTGACCGGGATTTCCTGTCTTAAAGAAGGTGATATAGAAACAGCTGAAGAATGGTTTATGAAAGTAGATGATGATTCTTTAAGTCTTAAGTTACAGGCAGAGTATTCCAAAATGTTGAATATGCCTTATAAAAGTCCTGCAACTGCGGGTTTTTTATCTGCGATTATTCCGGGGCTTGGGAGAGCGTATGCAGGTAGGGCAGGGGATGGGATATTTTCTTTTGTGCTTACGATAGGAAGTGCGGCAGTAAGTTACAGGTATTTTCAGACAAAAGATTTTATTCCTGCGACTATATTCGGGGGATTAGGATTATCGTTTTATTTCGGTGGTATTTATGGCAGCAGTGAATCCGTTAAACGGTATAATGAAAAAGTTTTTGAAAAAGAATTTTATTCTTTTAAAAAAAGATTTATTAACTCTTCTAAGACACGAATTCCGGTTAAGAACGATACTCTTATCAAATGGGCAACCGGTTATAAAGCATTTGTGGATACGCTTTTCTCTGAAGGTAAGTACGAAAATGCGATTCTCGAGTATAAACGGTTGAATTTCTTTACTCCTGATTCCAATTTTCAATATCGGATTGGGCAGTGTTATGAAAAAGCAGGTGACATGGAAAATGCAGTAAACTATTACGAAAAATCAGGGGGCTGCGCTTATTATGATTTGATCGGCGCACATCTTAAGTCCGGGGATTATTCTTCTGCGAGGTTTGTGTGCGATAAATTTAATAGGGGAAGCGAATTAGCAGGATGGATTTACATTCTTGAAGATAATTATGACGATGCGTATGAATGTTTTGAGGACAGTGAATTAAAGCAAAAGGTAAGTCAATTCAACCTTCTTCCGTATAAATCAGAGGACAAGGCAATTTTATTATCTACATTTATCCCTGGCAGTGGGGAATTCTATACGCGTAATTTCAAAAACGGGATGTTAACATTTTTATTCAATGGAATTACGGGGTTTTGGGCAGTCGAGTCGTTTCGTGACCGCAGGTATCTTGATGGTACACTTGTGATAATGTTATTGTGGAATAGGTTTTATGAAGGTGGAATGAGAAATGCACTGGCGTCCGTTAATAAATATAATAAAACATTAAAGAAAAAACATTTAAAGGAGCTTGAACGATATGTTCCGGATATTATAAAACCCAGCATAACAAACCGCGAGTGA
- the yidD gene encoding membrane protein insertion efficiency factor YidD yields MINILFFSLFFQVTDVDTNIVDTSIEETSVITEELLADTMENKKGNNLFTSIATGLIRIYQIVISPRQGDVCNFVPSCSHYSSDAIEKKGIFKGILMTADRLERCNYFAWQYKDKYYKTKFDAIRGNKLYDPVE; encoded by the coding sequence ATGATAAATATATTATTTTTTTCTTTATTTTTTCAGGTAACGGATGTAGATACAAACATAGTGGATACGAGTATTGAGGAAACATCCGTTATTACGGAAGAACTGCTTGCAGATACTATGGAAAATAAAAAAGGAAATAATTTATTTACTTCCATTGCTACAGGACTTATTCGCATATACCAAATTGTAATATCTCCCCGTCAGGGAGACGTATGTAATTTTGTTCCATCCTGTTCCCATTATAGCAGTGACGCAATTGAAAAAAAAGGGATATTCAAAGGGATATTAATGACTGCCGACAGGCTTGAAAGGTGCAATTATTTTGCATGGCAGTATAAGGATAAGTATTATAAAACAAAATTTGATGCGATTCGGGGAAATAAGTTGTATGACCCGGTGGAATAA
- the ddlA gene encoding D-alanine--D-alanine ligase has product MRIGIMFGGKSTESEVSIKSVRSVFNAIDRKKYQVSLIFIDKKGQWHLNENIKSFPDNLGTGRDLSDKVFKDIAIVPGKDKKQIIYISNSLPVKQIDVIFPILHGAFGEDGTMQGLLKLINIPFVGAGVLGSAVGMDKDAMKRLLRDAGIPIAKFIVFEKQSDANFNETSKSLGLPLFVKPANAGSSVGINKASTKKQFDEAVKDAFKYDTKIIIEENINGREIECSILGNENPIASVPGEIIPQHEFYSYKAKYLDKKGAVLKIPADLPTNTIKEVQKIAIKSYKLLCCEGMARVDCFLVNNKKILVNEINTIPGFTIISMYPKLWEASGLSYSKLIDRLIQLAIERFEKENKLQTSYF; this is encoded by the coding sequence ATGAGAATTGGAATTATGTTTGGTGGAAAATCAACGGAGTCTGAAGTCTCTATTAAATCGGTCAGAAGCGTGTTCAACGCCATAGATAGAAAAAAATATCAAGTAAGTTTAATCTTTATTGATAAAAAAGGTCAATGGCACCTGAATGAAAACATAAAATCTTTTCCGGATAACTTAGGGACAGGTCGCGACCTGTCCGACAAAGTATTTAAGGACATAGCCATAGTCCCGGGAAAAGACAAGAAACAAATAATATATATATCAAATTCTTTACCTGTAAAACAAATAGACGTAATTTTCCCAATACTACACGGTGCATTCGGTGAAGACGGGACGATGCAGGGGTTGTTAAAATTAATAAACATTCCATTTGTAGGTGCCGGAGTGCTTGGCTCTGCAGTTGGAATGGATAAAGATGCAATGAAAAGACTGCTCAGGGATGCAGGAATCCCGATTGCTAAGTTCATAGTATTTGAAAAACAGTCGGATGCCAATTTTAATGAAACAAGTAAATCGCTTGGATTACCCCTATTTGTAAAACCCGCAAATGCAGGTTCATCTGTGGGAATAAATAAGGCATCTACAAAAAAACAGTTTGATGAAGCTGTCAAAGATGCATTCAAATATGATACCAAGATTATAATAGAAGAAAATATTAATGGTAGGGAAATAGAATGTTCCATTCTTGGAAACGAGAACCCTATTGCATCTGTCCCCGGCGAAATCATTCCACAACACGAATTTTACTCATATAAGGCAAAATATCTTGATAAAAAAGGCGCCGTCCTGAAAATACCTGCTGATTTACCTACAAACACTATTAAAGAAGTCCAAAAAATTGCCATTAAATCATATAAATTACTCTGTTGCGAGGGAATGGCAAGAGTAGATTGTTTTTTGGTAAATAATAAAAAAATACTCGTTAATGAGATAAATACTATCCCGGGATTTACCATCATTAGTATGTATCCCAAATTATGGGAAGCAAGCGGACTTTCTTATTCCAAACTGATAGATAGGTTGATTCAACTTGCAATTGAACGGTTTGAAAAAGAAAATAAACTTCAAACTTCCTATTTCTAA
- the rpsG gene encoding 30S ribosomal protein S7, producing MRRRSAELRETAPDPKYNEILAGKFINYMMMGGKKYTSERIFYEALKIAEEKTGKPGITVFNQAMNNVKPLLEVRPRRVGGATYQVPYEVRPNRAIALTIRWVVGAARAKKGKPMSGKLAEELLLALENKGDAYKKREDMHKMADANRAFAHFRW from the coding sequence ATGAGAAGAAGAAGCGCAGAACTAAGGGAAACAGCACCTGACCCTAAATATAATGAAATATTGGCAGGTAAATTCATAAATTATATGATGATGGGTGGTAAAAAATATACATCCGAACGGATATTTTATGAAGCGTTAAAAATAGCCGAAGAAAAAACCGGAAAGCCGGGTATCACAGTCTTTAACCAGGCAATGAACAACGTTAAACCCCTATTAGAAGTAAGACCAAGAAGAGTAGGCGGAGCAACATACCAGGTTCCTTACGAAGTAAGACCCAACCGCGCAATTGCACTTACAATAAGATGGGTAGTCGGAGCTGCAAGAGCAAAGAAAGGCAAACCAATGTCCGGGAAACTCGCTGAGGAACTATTGCTTGCACTTGAAAACAAAGGCGATGCATACAAGAAAAGAGAAGATATGCACAAAATGGCAGATGCTAACAGAGCGTTCGCACATTTCAGGTGGTAG
- the fusA gene encoding elongation factor G, producing MPIEDIRNIGLIAHIDAGKTTTTERILYYTDSTYKIGGVDEGTTVMDWMPEERARGITITAASTTCYWKGKQINIIDTPGHIDFTGEVERSLVVLDGVVMIFSAVEGVESQSEAVWYQANKYNVPRIVLINKLDRIGAEPFECIKMITERLNSNILKMQFPIGIEDKFSSICDILEEKIIEWDKGSDGKEFVVKPIPENLMPEFNKALKELIETIADNDDHIGDLYLENKPISKQELIAAIRRLTIEKQFVPIFFGSSLRNIGVQPLIEGIVNFLPSPLDRNLDHIPDKNKFCGLIFKLYSDAHGTLVYLRIYTGTINAGEYVMDVNSGVKERISQIFLMQGDKRESIKSASAGDIVAIYGPKQVKTGHTLAALDSKIILKSPDFPEPVIFATIKPNTHQDEEKLGMVLQKLVLDDPTLFIRTDTESGELILSGMGELHLEVLLQRMEREFSIKARLSAPQVSYKETITKSASERGEFIKQSGGKGQYGDVELEIKPLERSAGFVFKNKVREGSIPREYFPSIRKGVEDSLKTGVLAGFPVVDIEVTITDGSFHTVDSSDIAFETAASMAVKAAIGKSNPILLEPIMRLEIIAPPEYIGAIIDDLSARGGKILSMAGVGIRHNIFASCPMRKLFGYATAIRSATQGRAIYIMKFDSYCELRKDEEIEVLEKLRGY from the coding sequence ATGCCCATAGAGGATATTCGTAATATAGGCTTAATCGCTCATATAGACGCAGGTAAAACCACTACTACCGAGCGTATTCTTTATTATACCGACAGCACCTACAAAATAGGTGGGGTAGATGAAGGCACCACCGTAATGGACTGGATGCCGGAAGAACGGGCAAGAGGAATTACAATAACTGCCGCATCAACTACCTGTTACTGGAAAGGCAAACAAATAAACATCATAGATACTCCCGGACATATTGATTTTACAGGCGAAGTGGAACGGAGTCTCGTAGTTCTTGACGGCGTAGTTATGATTTTTAGCGCAGTAGAAGGAGTAGAATCTCAGTCCGAAGCCGTGTGGTATCAGGCAAACAAATATAACGTTCCTCGAATAGTTTTAATAAATAAACTCGACAGAATTGGAGCGGAACCTTTCGAATGCATTAAGATGATAACCGAAAGGCTAAATAGCAATATATTAAAAATGCAATTTCCGATTGGTATAGAAGATAAATTTTCTAGTATATGCGATATACTAGAAGAAAAAATAATAGAATGGGATAAGGGCTCGGATGGTAAAGAATTTGTGGTAAAACCTATTCCGGAGAATCTTATGCCGGAATTTAATAAAGCTCTTAAGGAATTAATAGAAACTATTGCCGACAATGACGACCATATAGGAGATTTATACCTTGAAAATAAACCTATAAGCAAACAAGAATTAATCGCTGCCATTCGCAGACTTACAATCGAAAAACAATTTGTGCCTATATTTTTTGGCTCTTCATTAAGAAATATTGGAGTCCAACCTTTAATTGAAGGAATAGTAAATTTCCTACCATCTCCCCTCGATAGGAATTTAGACCATATACCCGACAAAAATAAATTCTGCGGACTGATTTTTAAGCTTTATTCCGATGCACACGGGACTCTTGTTTATTTAAGAATTTATACCGGGACAATTAACGCCGGTGAATACGTAATGGATGTAAATTCCGGCGTGAAAGAAAGAATTTCTCAGATATTTTTAATGCAGGGAGATAAAAGGGAATCAATAAAATCTGCTAGTGCAGGGGATATTGTTGCAATTTATGGTCCCAAACAAGTAAAAACAGGTCACACTCTTGCAGCACTGGATTCGAAAATAATATTAAAATCCCCCGATTTCCCCGAACCTGTTATTTTTGCAACTATTAAGCCAAATACTCATCAGGACGAAGAAAAACTTGGGATGGTATTACAAAAATTAGTGTTGGATGACCCGACCCTTTTTATAAGAACAGATACTGAAAGCGGAGAATTAATACTATCCGGTATGGGAGAATTACATCTTGAAGTCCTTCTCCAGAGAATGGAACGGGAATTTTCAATAAAAGCACGATTGTCGGCTCCACAAGTAAGTTATAAAGAAACAATTACAAAAAGCGCAAGTGAACGCGGCGAATTTATAAAACAAAGTGGCGGTAAAGGACAATATGGAGACGTAGAACTCGAAATCAAACCGCTTGAAAGAAGCGCAGGATTTGTATTTAAAAATAAAGTGCGGGAAGGCTCAATCCCGAGAGAATATTTTCCTTCCATTCGTAAAGGTGTGGAAGACTCGCTTAAAACCGGAGTCCTTGCAGGGTTTCCTGTCGTAGATATAGAAGTGACTATAACTGACGGTTCTTTTCATACCGTAGATTCATCGGATATCGCTTTTGAAACTGCGGCTTCTATGGCAGTTAAAGCAGCTATAGGAAAGTCAAATCCAATACTCCTTGAACCAATAATGAGGTTGGAAATAATTGCTCCCCCCGAATATATAGGCGCAATAATAGATGATTTAAGCGCAAGAGGCGGTAAAATCTTATCTATGGCAGGAGTAGGTATAAGACATAATATTTTCGCTTCCTGCCCTATGAGAAAATTGTTCGGATATGCAACTGCAATCAGGTCCGCAACACAAGGCAGAGCAATATATATAATGAAATTTGATAGCTATTGCGAATTACGTAAAGATGAAGAAATTGAAGTGTTAGAAAAATTACGAGGCTACTAA
- a CDS encoding electron transfer flavoprotein subunit beta/FixA family protein yields the protein MDSIVCIKRVPQTTDLELKIDSSGKDIQKDRLTFDINESDSYAIEEAIRLKEKLGGTVTLVSIGEIENDDIIRMGLAKGADSAIRIEYTGELDGFATAQLLKNTIKDLKFDIIFTGCMAQDDGYSMVGQTLAELLGIPYASLVVKLDVENNLATINRELEGSLIEKSEIKLPALFTIQTGINEPRYASLMAIRKAAGKEIKIADAKNTELAKNTTITKLFTPPPSKQAEILAGTTEEKALKLTEILKEKGVL from the coding sequence ATGGACAGCATTGTTTGTATAAAAAGAGTTCCCCAGACAACGGATTTAGAACTAAAAATAGATTCTTCAGGCAAAGATATCCAAAAAGACCGCTTAACTTTTGACATTAATGAATCCGATAGCTATGCAATTGAAGAAGCTATCAGGCTTAAAGAAAAACTCGGCGGGACCGTTACCCTTGTCTCCATCGGGGAAATAGAAAATGACGACATCATAAGAATGGGGCTTGCAAAAGGCGCGGATTCGGCAATACGAATAGAATACACCGGCGAATTAGACGGCTTTGCCACCGCACAATTATTAAAAAATACCATCAAAGACTTAAAATTTGACATTATATTTACGGGTTGTATGGCTCAGGATGATGGGTATTCTATGGTAGGACAAACACTTGCAGAACTGCTTGGCATACCTTATGCAAGTTTAGTAGTAAAACTTGACGTAGAAAACAATTTGGCAACAATAAACAGGGAACTTGAAGGAAGTTTAATTGAAAAAAGTGAAATCAAACTACCTGCATTATTCACAATCCAAACGGGCATCAATGAACCCCGCTATGCTTCATTGATGGCAATAAGAAAGGCAGCAGGCAAAGAAATAAAAATCGCTGACGCAAAAAATACTGAACTTGCTAAAAATACGACTATAACAAAATTATTTACCCCTCCCCCATCGAAACAGGCTGAAATATTGGCAGGGACTACGGAAGAGAAAGCCTTAAAATTGACAGAAATACTCAAAGAGAAGGGGGTACTATGA
- a CDS encoding electron transfer flavoprotein subunit alpha/FixB family protein, giving the protein MKDIFALIEHRRGEIRNISFELLTKARELSEKTGGKVTAILLGHQTESFINEIKSSAHRIIVIEDEKLKDFNSEYYKTTLFNVLTTEKPFLTLIGHTAFGIDIAPALGSKLNIPVATDCIGIEIDNNIIATRQMYGGKLNATINFKDSSQFLLTVRQGAFPVSETNLTAETTKTPSPLTADLTAIKFIEYIEAATGGVDITKANIIIGIGRGVKEQENLKIIEDFAQAIGGVVGCSRPVADSGWLPKDRQVGSSGKTIKPKLYIAMGISGASQHISGMKGSETIIAINKDPNAPIFNEANYGIVDDLFKVIPALKKKIEELKQ; this is encoded by the coding sequence ATGAAAGACATCTTTGCACTGATTGAACATAGACGCGGGGAAATAAGAAATATATCTTTTGAACTGTTAACCAAAGCCAGGGAATTGTCCGAAAAAACAGGCGGCAAAGTCACTGCTATTTTATTAGGACATCAAACCGAATCTTTTATAAACGAAATCAAATCTTCAGCCCATCGCATTATTGTTATAGAAGACGAAAAACTTAAAGATTTTAACTCCGAATATTATAAGACTACGCTTTTCAACGTATTAACTACCGAAAAACCTTTTCTTACATTGATAGGACATACTGCATTCGGTATAGATATTGCTCCTGCCCTTGGAAGCAAACTTAATATCCCGGTTGCCACGGATTGTATAGGAATCGAAATAGACAATAACATAATTGCAACAAGACAGATGTATGGCGGGAAATTAAACGCTACGATAAATTTTAAAGATAGTTCACAGTTTTTACTTACAGTCAGACAGGGAGCGTTTCCGGTAAGCGAGACGAATCTAACCGCCGAAACAACAAAAACTCCGTCTCCATTAACAGCAGACCTTACTGCAATTAAGTTTATTGAATACATAGAAGCCGCAACCGGTGGAGTAGACATAACCAAAGCTAATATTATAATAGGAATAGGACGAGGGGTAAAAGAGCAAGAAAACTTAAAAATAATAGAAGACTTTGCGCAGGCAATTGGTGGGGTAGTTGGATGTTCCAGACCGGTAGCAGATTCAGGATGGTTACCAAAAGACAGGCAAGTAGGTTCTTCCGGTAAAACGATAAAACCCAAACTTTATATTGCAATGGGAATATCTGGTGCATCCCAGCATATATCCGGTATGAAAGGTTCGGAAACTATAATAGCCATAAACAAAGACCCTAACGCTCCCATATTTAATGAAGCAAATTATGGAATCGTAGACGATTTGTTTAAAGTCATACCTGCACTGAAAAAGAAAATAGAAGAACTAAAACAATAA
- a CDS encoding nitroreductase family protein: MEILNLIKERRSIRKYKPIQVTDEQLNQVLESARWAPSWANTQCVKFIVIKDPSMKEKLQNTLTPRNPSREAMIQAPIVIVACAEINKAGYKEGKPTTDKNEWFMFDTALALQNLTLTAHSLGLGTVHIGAFDAKMAGSLLEIPEGIAVVELIPLGHPDITPTPPPRKELKEIVFNEKYGKQNP; the protein is encoded by the coding sequence ATGGAAATATTAAACTTAATTAAAGAAAGACGAAGCATAAGAAAATACAAACCAATACAGGTTACCGATGAACAGTTAAATCAGGTTCTTGAATCCGCCAGATGGGCGCCTTCATGGGCAAATACTCAATGCGTAAAATTCATAGTTATTAAAGACCCGTCTATGAAAGAAAAACTCCAAAACACGCTTACACCACGAAATCCTTCAAGAGAAGCTATGATTCAAGCCCCAATAGTAATAGTAGCTTGCGCAGAAATAAATAAAGCAGGTTATAAAGAAGGAAAACCTACTACGGATAAAAACGAATGGTTTATGTTTGATACTGCGCTTGCACTCCAAAACCTAACACTTACTGCGCATTCACTCGGTCTGGGAACGGTTCATATAGGCGCTTTTGATGCTAAAATGGCAGGCAGTTTGCTTGAAATTCCTGAAGGCATAGCAGTTGTGGAACTTATACCCCTTGGTCACCCGGATATTACCCCCACTCCTCCACCACGAAAAGAATTGAAAGAGATTGTGTTTAATGAGAAATACGGCAAACAAAATCCATAA